CGCATCGCGCATGGCCGAGGTGGCGACCGCACGGAAGCATCGAGGGGAAAAGACCGTTTTGAGATGGGCGAACGCGTGGAACGAATGCACCAAATGGGTGGCACTGGTCTTGGAAATGGCTCCCGAAGCGAAGACATCTTCGCCCAGGCGAACGGGAACGCGGTAGGTGGCTTCGGCGACCAAGTGGTCCTCGCCGTCTTTCTGGATGGCCTGCCAGACCTGCATCCGCACGCCGTTGGTGCCGACATCGCATGCGATCAATCGCGGGGGTGCTTTGGTCATCGTCGTTGCTCCGAAAGCCAGCGGGGGATTTCCTTGTGGGAATCCAACATCGTCCCCTTCGTGCGGAGGTTGGCGTTCTTCTGGTCCCAAATGCGAGCGTTCTCCGTATCGCGCCATTGCAGGTCGAACTCTTCCAGGAGCATCTTGTTCAGCGCCTTGTCCTGGATAGGGCAGCTCACCTCGATGCGACCATCCAGGTTGCGGCTCATCCAATCTCCGGAGGTCAGCCAAACCTTGGGTTTGCCGCCGTTGCAGAAGGAGACCAGGCGCGAATGTTCGAGGAATCGTCCAACCAATCCTCTCGTTTCGAGATTCGGAAAGCCATGTGGGGATTCCGGCACCAGGCAGTTCATCCCTCTCACCAGGATCTGCACGGGAACGCCGCTGTTTGCCGCATCGACCAGTTCCCGCATGAGGGTTTCATCGGCGAGGTTGTTCAGCCGCAGACGGATCCACGCCTTCTCTCCCTTGTCATGTCGGGAACGTTCCTCCCGGATCCGGGCGATGAACTGCTCCCTGGATCCGAACGGCGAGACGATCAGTTGACGGAAATCGGGAACCTTGTAGTTGTTGCGGAAGAACTCGAAGACGTGCTGGATTTCGGAGGTGATGGCGGGATCGGCGGTCAGCAGCATGTGGTCGGTGTAGACCCGAGCCGTGTCCTCGTTGAAATTGCCGGTGCCGACCGCGGCGTAGTGGCGCGACTTCTTCCCTTCGCGTCGGGAGACTAGACAAATTTTGGCGTGGACCTTCAGGCCCCGCACCCCGGGGATCACCTCGACGCCTTCGTCCCGCAGATCGTTGACCCAGGAGATGTTGTTCTCCTCGTCGAATCGGGCGAGGACTTCCATCAGGACGGTCACTTTTTTGCCGTTGCGGGCCGCATTCACCAGGGCGTTGAGCACGCTGGATTCCTGGCTCACGCGATAGACCGTCATCCGGATATGGGTCACGTCCGGATCGATGGCGGCTTCGCGGAGGAAGTCCAGGAACAGACTGAAATCATGCCATGGAAAATGCAGCAGGCGATCCTTCTTGCCGATCGCCTGGATGATCCGTCGGACCCCGGACAGCTGTGGATGGGGAACGTGCTTGAAACGAGGATAGGAAAGCTCCTTCCGACCCAGCCGGGGAAAGGACATGAAATCCTTGAAGTTGTGCTCGCGCATGCCAGGGATGCGAGCGTCGGAGCGATCCAAGCCGATCTTCCGCAGGATGTTCTTGAGGATGGGTTCAGGCATCTCGCGATCATGGACCACGCGGACGGGGGCCCCGGTGGCGCGCTTGCGCAAGCTCAGGTTCACCCGGCTCAGGAAGCCGTCGGCGAATTCGGAATTCAGATCCAGTTCCGCGTCGCGGTTCACTTTGAAGGCCCAGGCCTTGATCTGCCGGGGCTGGAACATCCAGAAAACCTCCCGCAATCCCCACCGGACCACGTCCTCGAGGAGGATCACGCTATGGAAACCGTCGACGACAGGCAATTCCAAAAACCGAGGAAGCGTCTCGGGAACCTCGATCAGGGCCAGGGGAGGCGCTCCGGAGCGGCCGCCCACGAACGAGATGGCAAGATGCACGACATGGTCGTGGAGCAGAGGCAGGTCGGAACCGCGGGGCACGAGAATGGGAACCAGCCTGGGTCTGACCTTGTCGACGAAAAACGAGCGGACTTCCGCTTCCTGCTCCTTGGAAAGCTGGGTCTCGTCGACGATGCGGATTTTCTCGTGCAGCAATTCCGCCGCGATCTTCTCGTACGACGATTCGAACCGTTTGCCAAGTTCTGTCACACGGTGGGCGATGATCTGCAGCAACTTCCGAACGGTCGTGCCGGCGATCCGATGCGCCGGTCCGTTTTCCGATTCCAGTCGCCGCAGGCCGGCCACCCGAACCCGGTAGAATTCATCGAGATTGTTCGAATAGATCCCGAGGAACCGGAGCCGATCCAACAGGGGATGGCGGGGATCGTTGGCTTCCTCCAGGACCCGTTCGTTGAACAGGAGCCAGGAGAGTTCCTTGGGGAAAGGGTGGCCGTAGGGTGCTAGGGATGCTTTGTGCATAGAAGGAAAAAGATGTGCCTTGGGTGTTGCAGCGATGTTTCCGAAACAGGGGAATCCAGCGGCAAAACGGAGCTATCGCGACCTGCCCCACATGGGCGGGACCCGGCCCAAGGTGGTTTTGAGTCGGAAGGTTCGGACTTGCTCCAGAAGCAAATCGCGATCCCATCGTTCGATGTATTCGGGAGACAGGCTCTCGTAGGAGAATCCCGTGATTTCGTAGGGTCGATCCCTCAATGCCTGGGGGATCGCCACCTTGTATCGTTCGGAAGGAAGGATCGGTTTGTCTTCGATCAATACGACCCCGCGAGACCCGCCGAAGGCGGAGCTGTCGCTTGTGCAGGATGCACCGGAAAGAAACAGGTATTCCGTGGAGCGGGACATTTGACGGCGCAACAATCGCTCCAGCTCGGATCCGGGAAGTTCGAAGACCGAAACCTGTTGTGCCGGACCCAGAACTTTCCAGAGATCGCCAACGGTGACCTTTCCTTTGGGCAATCCTGCCTTCAACGCCGAGACAGGCACCAGTGCCACGTTGGAGCCGGACTGCATGCGCAACGCGTCGGCAACCCAGTTGCCCAGGTTCCCCTCCCGGCTGGGGATGGGCCAGGCTTCCTTGAGCGTGTCGATGACGGAATCCGTCTTCGATTTGACGAGTCGCTGGAGGCTGTCCACGATCGGAAGGGTAGGGATTTGGATCTTGGACTTGGCAGCCAGTGGAACCGGAACCGATACCACCTGGATGCCCGTTTCGGTCGGGGACAGTTCGAGTCGATGCAGTCGGTTGGGGCCGCCGCTGAGTCTCGCGTACCACACGGCGTCTTGCTTATAGACCGTGTCCCGGCCATCCGCTTGCAGCGAGACGACCAGATCCAAGCCGGGGACTTCCTGCCCGAGATTCTGGTCGAACTCCGGTCCCGCATGGGAGAGCAGGATCACGACTTTCGCGTCCGCCGCCCTGAGTTCCTCGATCGCGGTCTGCACGTACAAGGCCGCATCTTCCGAGCGTAGATCCGTGGTGCGGATGGGTCGGTCGGTGGAGGATACGTTCGGGTCGACGACGCCGATCACGCCCAGACGGAATCCGTCAAAATCCCAGATGCTCGAGGACTTCCCCCCGTACGGTTTGGTGGTGAGAGCGTCGCGGAGGTTCGCGGTCAGAAGCGGATAGGTTCGCAGCTTCTGGAGGGAATCCAACTGCGAGCGGGGCCAGACGAAGTCCGCGGCGCCGAGGATCGCCGCATCCGGGTGGATTTTCTCCAAGACCTTGGCGGGCCCGGCGCTTCGGGTGATGAAGGCCATATCCGACCCGGAAAGGGAGTTGCCTCCATCCAGGGCGAGCAACGGTTTCCGCTCCTGATCGGCCTCCTTGCGAAGCGAATCGATCCTGGACAGCAAAGCGGGCGGGAACTCGCCACCAAGATCGCTCCAGATCAGCAGGGAGGCGGAGCCTGGATTGGGATTGGCAACCAAGGCTGCCAGAACGGTTGAGGCGAAGAAGGACATGGACCTCTCTCACGGACGATGCGGTTCTATCCGGTGTCTTGACAATAAGTTAGCACAAATGAGCTGTTGGCGATTTGAATGGTAGGATGTGCTCGAATGGAGGAGCCCGACATTGAGCCTTAAATCCTTCCTTTCCCATTTGATCGATGATGAATCGAGTCATCCGGAATCCACGACTCCCTCGAGGGACCCGAGTTCCTCGGCTTCCGAACCAGGAGATGTCTTGGCAGAAGTGCTGCGCATCCTGGTTCAATCGGCACCAAAGGATGGAGAGGCGGGCAGAGCCAGCTCAAAGCTCGCGAAGATTTGCGACCGCTGGGGGAGGGGTGCCAACCCTTACACCGAGATCCCGTCCCTGGTGGAGGAACAGCGCAAGGCAGAAAAAGAGTGGTTCGAATCCAATGTCCGGGGCTTGGCAGAAGCGGTGCTGGGCGTGTTGCGTCGGCTCGGGAAGGCGGCCGGATCCGCTCGCGAGGAGGGCAAGAGCCTGGGGAGCCATCTCGAGGATCTGCGCACAGCCACGAAAACGGAGAGTTTGGAGGATTTACGTAGGACCGTAATGGCGGCTGTTGAGCAAATGACCGAAGAACTCAGGACCAACCAGGAGCGGCAAAACCGCGAAATGAGTTTGATCAGCGGCCAATTGGAAAACCTGAAGGGTGAGCTTTCACGAGTCCGCAAGGAAGCCACTTTGGATGGATTGACACGGGTGGCCAATCGCGCTTCCCTGGATGAACACTTGGATGCGGTGTTGTCGGTTCATCGGATCACGGGAAGACCCTGCAGCCTTCTGATGGTGGATATCGACCACTTCAAGGCGGTGAACGATCGTTTGGGTCATCCGGCCGGGGATGCCGCCCTGCGCGCCGTGGCGGATTGTCTGGTCCGTTGCTTCCCCCGGCGCTCCGATTTCGTGGGGCGCTACGGAGGGGAGGAGTTCTGCATCGTCCTTTCGGAAGACGGACCCCTGACCGGCAAACGGTTGGCAGAGCGGTTTGTCCAAACGATCCGCGCCCTGGAAATTGTGTGGCCGGAAGAGACCTTCACCTTGACGGTTTCGGTGGGGATCGCGGAGCCGGCGAATGCCGAATCCGCTGCCGATTGGATCGCAGCCGCCGATCGGATGCTTTACCGAGCCAAGGACGGCGGCCGCGATCGCGTGGTGTGCACTGGAGAGCCAGATTCAAAGAGTGATTAAGCTGTGACAGAAAATCGACACGTGAAGTCATCGGTTTCGACTCGATATTCACGAACATGAACAAGCGGTTGTGGATTCTTTTGGTGGCGGGATTGATGGGAGGGGCGATGGCAAACCTCGCGAAACCTTCCACGGCGCCCCATTGGAGTCAACTCCAGGGTCGGATCCAGGTGGATCTTTCCGGGGAAGATTTCGCCCGCTTCGAGCTGGTGGATCCGCGTGGCCGCCACTTGGCTTCCGGGAATCTGCTTGGACGCACCTGGTTCGATCTTCCCGTCTTCCGGGGAGCGGCCACCTTGCGATTGGTGGGTCGGGACACCACGAACCTGCAGATTTTCTCGCGCTGAGAGCCTGGCTTCGAGAAGCTCGATTCCTTGCAGCTCGAACACCCGCGATCGTTTTTCCCAAGAAAAAGAAAGCCGCGAGGTTTTCCCCGCGGCGAATCAAGTCTAGGACGTTTTTCCCGTGCGAATCAAGCGCCCTTGGCGATGCCGATGAAGTCTTCGGCCTTGAGGGCCGCTCCACCGATGAGTCCGCCGTCGATGTCCTTCTGGGCGAGCAGGCCTTGGGCGTTGTCGGGCTTCATGGAGCCGCCGTACTGGATGGGGATGATCTCGGCGACTTCGGATCCGTACAGGTCCACCATGACCTTGCGGATGAAGGCTTGGGCTTCCTGGGCCTGCTCCGTGGTGGCGACCTTGCCGGTGCCGATGGCCCAGACCGGCTCGTAGGCGATCACGGTTTTCTTGGCATCGTCGGCGGAAACGCCTGCGTAGGCGCCCTTGAGCTGGCGCTCGTTGATGGCGTCGGTCTGTCCGGCTTCGCGCTCGGCGAGAAGTTCACCGATGCACACGATGGGGAGAAGTCCGTGCTTGAGGGCCTGCTTGACCTTCTTGTTGACGGTTTCGTCGGTTTCGCCGAAGAACTGGCGCTGTTCGGAGTGGCCGATGATCACGTACTTCACGCCGGCGGAAACGAGCATGGCGGCGGAGATCTTGCCGGTGAACGCGCCCGACTCTTCCCAGTGCAGGTCTTGGGCGGCGAGGGCCACGCGGGAGCCCGCGAGAACCTTGGCGACTTCGGTGAGGCAAACGAACGTGGGGGCGACCACGAGGTCAACCGAAGCGGGAGCTTCGCCAGCCTTGGCGACCACGGCCTTGGCCAAGTCAACGGCTTCGGAAACGGTCTTGTTCATCTTCCAGTTGCCAGCGATCACGATGCGGCGCGCCATGTGGACTCCTTTGCCCGAAAAGGGCGAACTCGATGTGGAATGGATCGTAGAACGTGAAAAATAGTTCAGCCCCCTCTTCGCAAGCCTTGGAAGTCGTGCTCAACTACTTTGTGCCCACTATGGAAGCGAAAGCGGCGATCTGGATAGACCTCCTCCCCTCCATCGATGCGGAACTGGCATCGATGGAACTTTTCGAACTCGGAGCCTTGGGGCTGGAGGAGCTCGACGAGCCCGCCGGAGCCCTGCGGGCCTGGCTTCCGGAAGATTGGGACCAGACTCAGGTTCCCACCGGTTGGAAGATCGTGGGCCAAGGCGCGGTGGAATCCCGCGACTGGGATCTTTCCTGGCGGTTGCAACAGGAGCCGATCCACGTCACCAACCAGTTGGTGGTGTGCCCTCCCTGGGTGGAGGCGCCTGCCGATGCGAAAACCTGTTTGCGGATGGAAGCCAAGCAGGCGTTCGGTACGGGTGGTCATGAGAGCACCCGTTTGGCGGCACGGGTGCTGGAGCGGATCCCCATGGAAGGATCGCGCGTGTTCGACATCGGCGCCGGAACCGGAATCCTGGGATTCTATGCGGGACGGCTCGGGGCAGGCCATCTGGAACTCTGCGACATCGATCCGGACGCGATTCCCTGCATCGTGGAAAACGCCGAACTCAATGCGATTCCCGATTGGAACGCCTGGGCGGGTTCCGTGGGCGATCTGCCCGCGGGGTCCAAATTCGAACTCGTGATCGCCAACATGTTGCGCACGGAGTTTTTCCCGATGCGCGAGGAGACGTTGGCGCTGATGCCGAAAGGATCGCGCCTGGTCCTTTCCGGCTACCTTGCCAAGGAGCGCGAGCAGGTGCTCGATTGGTTCGCGCAGGCGGGACTTGCATTGGAAGTGGAAGAAACCGAAGGCGATTGGTGGGCCGGATGCGGCCGGAGGATTTCCGAATGAACGCGATGGATCTGATCAAGGGACGACACTCCTGCAGGGCGTACCTGTCCGACGTCCCCAGCCGGGAGCAGGTGCTTGCTGCCGTGGAGCTCGCTTCCACAGCGGCCTCTTCCAAGAACACCCAGCCCTGGATGCTCCATGTGGCGGTCGGGCCATCCTGCGATCGGGTAAGGGAAGCGCTTCTCCATGCCTTCGATACCGCCGCTCCCGCCAAGGCCGATTTCAAGTATTCGCCGGCCGAGCTTCCTGCCCAGATGACCGACCGCGCCCGCCAGAGCGGGATCGCGATCATGGCCCACAAGGGGATCGCTCGCGACGACAAGGACGCTCGCCGCGCGCACGACCGCGAGAATTTCCGTTTGTTCGGAGCTCCCGGGGTGGCGGTACTGACGCTTCCCACCGAGAGCGAACGGGGCAACTTCCTGGATGCCGGACAATTTTTGGCAACCTTCATGCTGGGGCTCCGCGAAGTCGGGCTGGAATCCATCCCGATGTTTTCCGTGGCGAACTATCCAGGGGTGCTGCGCGAAGGACTGTCCATCCCCGCCGACAGGATCGTGGTCTGCGCGGTGGCGTTCGGTGCCGAAGACCATTCCGCTCCCGTCAATTCCTTCCGCACCATGCGCGAATCCCCCGAGGGATTGGTCGCCTGGGCATGAACGACTCACCCTTCCTGAAGGCTTGCCGGGGCGAAATCTCCGATCGGATCCCGGTATGGATCCTGCGCCAAGCCGGACGTTTCCTGCCGCAGTATCGCGAAGTCCGCAGCCGTTTTCCCGACTTTTTGGAATTCGTCCGCAACCCCG
This DNA window, taken from Fibrobacterota bacterium, encodes the following:
- the ppk1 gene encoding polyphosphate kinase 1, with the translated sequence MHKASLAPYGHPFPKELSWLLFNERVLEEANDPRHPLLDRLRFLGIYSNNLDEFYRVRVAGLRRLESENGPAHRIAGTTVRKLLQIIAHRVTELGKRFESSYEKIAAELLHEKIRIVDETQLSKEQEAEVRSFFVDKVRPRLVPILVPRGSDLPLLHDHVVHLAISFVGGRSGAPPLALIEVPETLPRFLELPVVDGFHSVILLEDVVRWGLREVFWMFQPRQIKAWAFKVNRDAELDLNSEFADGFLSRVNLSLRKRATGAPVRVVHDREMPEPILKNILRKIGLDRSDARIPGMREHNFKDFMSFPRLGRKELSYPRFKHVPHPQLSGVRRIIQAIGKKDRLLHFPWHDFSLFLDFLREAAIDPDVTHIRMTVYRVSQESSVLNALVNAARNGKKVTVLMEVLARFDEENNISWVNDLRDEGVEVIPGVRGLKVHAKICLVSRREGKKSRHYAAVGTGNFNEDTARVYTDHMLLTADPAITSEIQHVFEFFRNNYKVPDFRQLIVSPFGSREQFIARIREERSRHDKGEKAWIRLRLNNLADETLMRELVDAANSGVPVQILVRGMNCLVPESPHGFPNLETRGLVGRFLEHSRLVSFCNGGKPKVWLTSGDWMSRNLDGRIEVSCPIQDKALNKMLLEEFDLQWRDTENARIWDQKNANLRTKGTMLDSHKEIPRWLSEQRR
- a CDS encoding bifunctional metallophosphatase/5'-nucleotidase, with translation MSFFASTVLAALVANPNPGSASLLIWSDLGGEFPPALLSRIDSLRKEADQERKPLLALDGGNSLSGSDMAFITRSAGPAKVLEKIHPDAAILGAADFVWPRSQLDSLQKLRTYPLLTANLRDALTTKPYGGKSSSIWDFDGFRLGVIGVVDPNVSSTDRPIRTTDLRSEDAALYVQTAIEELRAADAKVVILLSHAGPEFDQNLGQEVPGLDLVVSLQADGRDTVYKQDAVWYARLSGGPNRLHRLELSPTETGIQVVSVPVPLAAKSKIQIPTLPIVDSLQRLVKSKTDSVIDTLKEAWPIPSREGNLGNWVADALRMQSGSNVALVPVSALKAGLPKGKVTVGDLWKVLGPAQQVSVFELPGSELERLLRRQMSRSTEYLFLSGASCTSDSSAFGGSRGVVLIEDKPILPSERYKVAIPQALRDRPYEITGFSYESLSPEYIERWDRDLLLEQVRTFRLKTTLGRVPPMWGRSR
- a CDS encoding diguanylate cyclase, producing the protein MAEVLRILVQSAPKDGEAGRASSKLAKICDRWGRGANPYTEIPSLVEEQRKAEKEWFESNVRGLAEAVLGVLRRLGKAAGSAREEGKSLGSHLEDLRTATKTESLEDLRRTVMAAVEQMTEELRTNQERQNREMSLISGQLENLKGELSRVRKEATLDGLTRVANRASLDEHLDAVLSVHRITGRPCSLLMVDIDHFKAVNDRLGHPAGDAALRAVADCLVRCFPRRSDFVGRYGGEEFCIVLSEDGPLTGKRLAERFVQTIRALEIVWPEETFTLTVSVGIAEPANAESAADWIAAADRMLYRAKDGGRDRVVCTGEPDSKSD
- a CDS encoding triose-phosphate isomerase gives rise to the protein MARRIVIAGNWKMNKTVSEAVDLAKAVVAKAGEAPASVDLVVAPTFVCLTEVAKVLAGSRVALAAQDLHWEESGAFTGKISAAMLVSAGVKYVIIGHSEQRQFFGETDETVNKKVKQALKHGLLPIVCIGELLAEREAGQTDAINERQLKGAYAGVSADDAKKTVIAYEPVWAIGTGKVATTEQAQEAQAFIRKVMVDLYGSEVAEIIPIQYGGSMKPDNAQGLLAQKDIDGGLIGGAALKAEDFIGIAKGA
- a CDS encoding 50S ribosomal protein L11 methyltransferase, yielding MKNSSAPSSQALEVVLNYFVPTMEAKAAIWIDLLPSIDAELASMELFELGALGLEELDEPAGALRAWLPEDWDQTQVPTGWKIVGQGAVESRDWDLSWRLQQEPIHVTNQLVVCPPWVEAPADAKTCLRMEAKQAFGTGGHESTRLAARVLERIPMEGSRVFDIGAGTGILGFYAGRLGAGHLELCDIDPDAIPCIVENAELNAIPDWNAWAGSVGDLPAGSKFELVIANMLRTEFFPMREETLALMPKGSRLVLSGYLAKEREQVLDWFAQAGLALEVEETEGDWWAGCGRRISE
- a CDS encoding nitroreductase, with protein sequence MNAMDLIKGRHSCRAYLSDVPSREQVLAAVELASTAASSKNTQPWMLHVAVGPSCDRVREALLHAFDTAAPAKADFKYSPAELPAQMTDRARQSGIAIMAHKGIARDDKDARRAHDRENFRLFGAPGVAVLTLPTESERGNFLDAGQFLATFMLGLREVGLESIPMFSVANYPGVLREGLSIPADRIVVCAVAFGAEDHSAPVNSFRTMRESPEGLVAWA